In Halovivax gelatinilyticus, the following are encoded in one genomic region:
- a CDS encoding DUF7344 domain-containing protein: MGTKAVLKDGNAVTGEPTPRTGESITDRPIDRPLDVDRLYDVLANQRRRFALYYLKRHPEGVSIGELTEQVAAWEVGATPAEVTPDQRKRVYTALQQSHLPALESASIVTYDEERRIVEPTEALASIECYPMSDRSDFDAWSRWYLGVTALSSAVVSLAWLGLWPISILSPLVIATGILVAFATLVVTHWYATEHRSSSTDARPPELDE, encoded by the coding sequence ATGGGAACGAAGGCAGTACTGAAAGACGGAAACGCGGTCACGGGAGAGCCGACCCCGAGGACCGGGGAATCGATCACCGACCGACCGATCGACCGGCCGCTGGACGTCGATCGGCTTTACGACGTACTGGCGAATCAGCGCCGGCGGTTTGCGCTGTACTATCTGAAACGGCATCCGGAGGGCGTTTCGATCGGCGAGTTGACCGAACAGGTTGCCGCCTGGGAGGTCGGTGCCACGCCGGCGGAGGTCACGCCGGACCAGCGAAAGCGCGTCTACACGGCCCTCCAGCAGTCACACCTCCCGGCGCTCGAATCGGCCTCGATCGTCACCTACGACGAAGAGCGACGGATCGTCGAACCGACCGAGGCCCTCGCGTCGATCGAGTGCTATCCGATGTCCGATCGGTCCGATTTCGACGCGTGGTCGCGGTGGTACCTCGGCGTCACGGCTCTCTCGAGCGCCGTCGTCTCGCTCGCGTGGCTGGGACTCTGGCCGATCTCGATCCTCTCTCCGCTGGTCATCGCGACGGGCATTCTCGTGGCGTTCGCGACGCTCGTGGTGACACACTGGTACGCGACCGAACACCGATCGTCGTCGACCGACGCGCGACCGCCGGAACTCGACGAGTGA
- a CDS encoding aconitate hydratase has protein sequence MGLTVTEKILDDHLVEGDLVTGEEIGIEIDQVLTQDTTGTMVWLQFEAMDLDEVQTEIAAQYCDHQTYQFDFKNTDDHRFLRSAAGTYGAHFSRPGNGICHNVHRENFATPGKTLLGSDSHTPTPGGLGQLAIGAGGIDVTVAMGGAPYYIEMPEIVNVRLEGELPEWATAKDVILEMLRRLTVKGGVGKILEYTGPGVENLTAPERMTITNMGTELGATTSIFPTDEQTRDYLARVGREDEYVEIQPDDDAEYDDEIVVDLDDLEPLIATPSMPDNVVPVGEVAGTDVDQVIIGSCTNGAYEDVLPAAKMLEGRTVDKRTEMIVAPGSKQASEILAREGWVAEMMAAGVNFSEATCGACIGIGHVPASDSVSLRTFNRNFEGRSGIEDDNVYLCSPEVATAAAIAGEIVDPRDLADELGDLDDPGFELPDEYDASKADLIEPDEAVDDELIKGPNIGEVPLREGIDDVAGEVLLKMGDNITTDHIIPATQDILMYRSNIDRLSEFTLSRVDETFAERAAEADGGVLLAGENYGQGSSREHAAMCPMYLGVEAVLAQSFARIHRANLFNFGIVPLVIDEETYDSIEQGDDVEIEEDVHEGVASGRETFTVRVNGEETFDATLSASTRERDILAAGGKLSWTKEQAASGSQAAADD, from the coding sequence ATGGGATTGACGGTTACAGAGAAAATTCTCGACGATCACCTCGTCGAAGGCGACCTCGTCACCGGAGAGGAGATCGGCATCGAGATCGATCAGGTCCTCACGCAGGACACGACGGGGACGATGGTCTGGTTGCAGTTCGAGGCGATGGATCTGGACGAAGTCCAGACGGAGATCGCCGCGCAGTACTGCGACCACCAGACCTACCAGTTCGACTTTAAGAATACCGACGACCACCGATTCCTTCGCTCGGCCGCGGGAACGTACGGGGCGCACTTCTCGCGACCGGGCAACGGAATCTGTCACAACGTCCACCGTGAGAACTTCGCGACGCCCGGAAAGACGCTGCTCGGCTCGGACTCTCACACACCGACGCCCGGCGGACTCGGCCAGCTCGCGATCGGCGCCGGCGGTATCGACGTCACCGTCGCGATGGGCGGTGCCCCCTACTACATCGAGATGCCGGAGATCGTCAACGTCCGGCTGGAGGGTGAACTCCCCGAGTGGGCGACGGCGAAGGACGTCATCCTCGAGATGCTCCGGCGGCTCACCGTCAAAGGCGGCGTCGGCAAGATCCTGGAGTACACCGGTCCGGGCGTCGAGAACCTCACCGCGCCCGAGCGGATGACGATCACCAACATGGGAACCGAACTCGGCGCGACGACGTCGATCTTCCCGACCGACGAACAGACCCGCGATTACCTCGCGCGCGTCGGCCGCGAAGACGAGTACGTCGAGATCCAGCCGGACGACGACGCCGAGTACGACGACGAGATCGTCGTCGATCTCGATGATCTCGAACCCCTGATCGCGACGCCGTCGATGCCCGACAACGTCGTTCCGGTCGGCGAGGTCGCGGGCACGGACGTCGATCAGGTCATCATCGGCTCGTGTACCAACGGCGCCTACGAGGACGTCCTCCCGGCCGCGAAGATGTTAGAGGGTCGCACCGTCGACAAGCGGACGGAGATGATCGTCGCACCCGGCTCGAAGCAGGCCTCGGAGATCCTGGCGCGCGAGGGCTGGGTCGCCGAAATGATGGCCGCCGGCGTCAACTTCTCCGAAGCCACCTGCGGCGCCTGCATCGGTATCGGTCACGTGCCGGCCTCCGACTCCGTCTCGCTGCGAACGTTCAACCGGAACTTCGAGGGACGATCCGGCATCGAAGATGACAACGTCTACCTCTGCTCGCCGGAGGTCGCCACCGCGGCGGCGATCGCCGGCGAGATCGTCGATCCGCGCGACCTCGCAGACGAGCTGGGAGACCTCGACGATCCCGGGTTCGAACTCCCCGACGAGTACGACGCCTCGAAGGCGGACCTCATCGAACCGGACGAGGCGGTCGACGACGAACTCATCAAGGGCCCGAACATCGGTGAAGTGCCACTTCGCGAGGGGATCGACGACGTCGCGGGCGAGGTGCTGCTGAAGATGGGCGATAACATCACCACCGACCACATCATCCCCGCGACCCAGGACATCCTGATGTATCGCTCGAACATCGACAGGCTCTCGGAGTTCACCCTCTCGCGCGTCGACGAGACGTTCGCCGAACGAGCTGCCGAGGCCGACGGTGGCGTCCTGCTCGCCGGCGAGAACTACGGACAGGGCTCTTCGCGCGAACACGCCGCGATGTGTCCGATGTACCTCGGCGTCGAGGCCGTACTCGCCCAGAGCTTCGCGCGAATCCACCGGGCGAACCTCTTTAACTTCGGAATCGTCCCGCTCGTGATCGACGAGGAGACCTACGATTCGATCGAACAGGGCGACGACGTCGAGATCGAAGAGGACGTCCACGAGGGCGTCGCCAGCGGTCGGGAGACGTTCACCGTCCGCGTCAACGGCGAGGAGACGTTCGACGCGACCCTCTCCGCATCGACTCGCGAACGCGACATCCTCGCCGCCGGCGGAAAGCTCTCCTGGACGAAAGAGCAGGCGGCGTCGGGATCGCAGGCGGCTGCTGACGACTGA
- a CDS encoding deoxyuridine 5'-triphosphate nucleotidohydrolase produces the protein MYRSGAFVADCVSPTTDEQVQPNGVDLTLDVVFEQLEPGRITRDGKEIGDRVARPLEELEEKAPATYYLPEGTYVARYSERIAVPDGHVGFVYPRSSLMRNSCMLNTAVWDAGYEGRGEGLLQVHHDVELERGARIAQLVLAEADHEGVYDGSYQGENL, from the coding sequence ATGTACCGATCCGGCGCCTTCGTGGCCGATTGCGTCTCGCCGACGACCGACGAGCAGGTCCAGCCCAACGGCGTCGATCTCACGCTCGACGTCGTCTTCGAGCAACTCGAGCCCGGTCGCATCACCCGCGACGGCAAAGAGATCGGCGACCGCGTCGCCCGCCCGCTAGAAGAACTCGAGGAGAAAGCCCCGGCCACCTACTACTTACCCGAGGGAACCTACGTGGCTCGCTACTCCGAGCGGATCGCCGTTCCCGACGGCCACGTCGGCTTCGTCTATCCCCGGTCGTCGCTCATGCGCAACTCCTGTATGCTGAACACGGCCGTCTGGGACGCCGGCTACGAGGGTCGCGGCGAGGGACTGCTCCAGGTCCACCACGACGTCGAACTCGAACGCGGCGCCCGAATCGCACAGCTCGTCCTCGCCGAAGCCGACCACGAGGGCGTCTACGACGGCAGTTACCAGGGCGAAAATCTGTAA
- a CDS encoding metal-dependent hydrolase, producing the protein MATTHAFAALALVSPVAYAAPELATPLAIGAILGGLAPDLDVAFDHRRTLHFPILGAIPALGSVALATLVTTPLSVGVAAFFVGVWLHAASDAIGGGSEWNPWTNPTDRAVYDHARGRWIRPRRWIRHDGAPEDAAAAIALAVLALYGFESLWIRGLIGVGLVVSVGYALVRRRVAEWAGPES; encoded by the coding sequence ATGGCAACCACCCACGCGTTCGCCGCGCTCGCCCTCGTTTCTCCGGTCGCGTACGCGGCCCCCGAACTGGCGACGCCGCTCGCGATCGGCGCGATCCTGGGCGGTCTCGCGCCTGATCTCGACGTCGCCTTCGACCACCGTCGGACGCTTCACTTCCCGATCCTGGGGGCGATTCCGGCGCTCGGGTCGGTCGCGCTCGCGACGCTCGTCACGACCCCGTTGTCAGTCGGCGTCGCGGCCTTTTTCGTCGGCGTCTGGCTCCACGCCGCGAGCGACGCGATCGGCGGCGGGTCCGAGTGGAATCCCTGGACGAATCCGACCGATCGGGCCGTCTACGATCACGCCCGCGGCCGGTGGATCCGACCGCGCCGCTGGATTCGCCACGACGGCGCGCCCGAGGACGCGGCGGCGGCGATCGCCCTCGCCGTCCTCGCTCTCTACGGCTTCGAGTCCCTGTGGATTCGCGGCTTGATCGGGGTCGGCCTCGTCGTCTCCGTCGGATACGCACTTGTCAGACGCCGCGTCGCCGAGTGGGCGGGCCCGGAGTCCTGA
- a CDS encoding DUF1102 domain-containing protein, protein MGASSIGTSALVGTGAFSRVESDRAVTVQVAEDPDAYLGLDKCDAPNGSYAHLDENGHLAIYMDPENPTRDDTPLGAGVNSNSTTWFHNVFRICNQGKEEACVWIEDDADWPYYDDERRIDFYLGADDEASIIGQENARSLEVGDCVCIGIKTRTYELADGDRLLESLDDRITLVADVDGTCAESPACTTLYGRYECTTYEEENGSYRRTGSAYRIGNDASGSGGATTYDLAIADSPGEFRSNLELEANTSQRRIGDASVPLGGLLFWDAGDACSPLARTWGRYKSDHGLDDLTDWYGTVGNGVPADAPSDVDDDLLVVTVEDVPAEAEPDVTIPSDQFPEMSDAASDAGWTTCDE, encoded by the coding sequence GTGGGTGCCAGCTCGATCGGGACGAGCGCGCTCGTCGGAACGGGTGCGTTCAGCCGCGTCGAGTCTGACCGGGCCGTCACCGTCCAGGTTGCGGAGGATCCGGATGCGTACCTCGGGCTGGACAAGTGTGACGCGCCCAACGGCAGTTACGCCCACCTCGACGAGAACGGCCACCTCGCGATCTACATGGACCCGGAGAACCCGACCCGAGACGACACGCCGTTGGGAGCCGGCGTCAACTCGAACTCGACGACGTGGTTTCACAACGTCTTTCGGATCTGCAATCAGGGGAAAGAAGAAGCCTGTGTCTGGATCGAAGACGACGCTGACTGGCCGTACTACGACGACGAACGCCGCATCGATTTCTACCTCGGTGCGGACGACGAGGCGTCGATCATCGGACAGGAGAACGCACGTTCGCTCGAAGTGGGCGATTGCGTCTGTATCGGAATCAAGACGCGGACCTACGAATTAGCCGACGGTGATCGGTTGCTCGAATCGCTCGACGACCGCATCACCCTCGTCGCGGACGTCGACGGTACTTGCGCGGAGTCACCCGCCTGTACCACGCTCTACGGTCGATACGAGTGTACGACCTACGAGGAAGAAAACGGCAGCTACCGGCGAACCGGAAGCGCGTATCGGATCGGAAACGACGCCAGCGGTTCCGGCGGGGCGACGACGTACGATCTCGCGATCGCCGACTCTCCCGGCGAGTTTCGCTCGAATCTCGAACTCGAGGCGAACACGTCACAGCGACGCATCGGCGACGCGAGCGTTCCGCTCGGCGGGTTGCTCTTTTGGGATGCTGGCGACGCGTGTTCACCCCTGGCTCGGACCTGGGGCCGGTACAAATCCGATCACGGCCTCGACGACCTCACCGACTGGTACGGAACGGTCGGCAACGGCGTTCCGGCTGACGCACCGTCGGATGTCGACGATGACCTCCTCGTGGTCACCGTCGAGGACGTGCCGGCGGAGGCCGAACCCGACGTGACCATTCCGAGTGACCAATTCCCGGAGATGAGCGACGCGGCCAGCGACGCCGGTTGGACCACCTGCGACGAATAG